In one window of Thalassotalea agarivorans DNA:
- a CDS encoding CYTH domain-containing protein → MDTEIELKFLVQGENVADNIRQCLTHHNFTFKEEEKTLKNTYFDTPDLKLRQLDYGLRIRTYSTFQEQTIKTRGQVVSGLHSRPEYNVEISGSVPELALFPEQLWQDASQCQLIQEQLTPLFDTHFVRQVFTVENIAGGSIELAYDSGSISSNNGNEKINEIELELLSGARESLFLLAEKLFEFLPLRVGNVSKAARGYALFHRRPIEPDLTPLSLIAVKPSDTLDSVFSKAISESLAQLHGLINAYTQRPRLIYLVKMTEMLAIMRHGFWMFEQALPAQVLVLREQLSAFMQQFSWVDKATYLNELTNKTGNFRRKIEYSEQLIEQLDLEQQALPEADSVIQILHSQSFNQLLLELLKLVLAIENNGVTVNPKNEKTFDVARACLDVHFQNLIPAMASQTPLPVEQYLERHKLVVRSLLTGCWFGNLFDKAARLEFRNPWLDIKQGISELEVLWLLHQQLLTLDTPEQKLLKWQSTKLSKLLVALESSRLNALEQQPYWLAD, encoded by the coding sequence ATGGACACTGAAATAGAGCTGAAGTTTTTGGTTCAAGGTGAAAATGTTGCAGATAACATCAGACAATGTCTGACCCATCATAATTTCACATTTAAAGAAGAAGAAAAAACACTTAAAAATACCTATTTTGATACGCCAGATCTTAAACTGCGTCAGCTTGACTATGGTCTGAGAATCCGAACATATAGTACTTTCCAAGAGCAGACGATTAAAACCAGAGGGCAAGTTGTTTCTGGTTTGCACTCAAGACCAGAATACAATGTTGAAATATCAGGCTCTGTGCCTGAGCTCGCGCTTTTCCCAGAACAGCTTTGGCAAGACGCTAGTCAATGCCAGCTCATTCAAGAGCAACTTACGCCACTCTTTGACACGCATTTTGTGCGTCAGGTATTTACGGTAGAAAACATTGCTGGAGGTTCAATAGAACTCGCTTATGACAGCGGCTCTATTTCTAGTAACAATGGCAATGAGAAAATTAACGAGATAGAGCTTGAACTGCTTTCAGGTGCTCGTGAAAGTTTATTTTTGTTAGCCGAAAAGTTGTTTGAATTTTTACCGCTTCGTGTTGGCAACGTCAGTAAAGCCGCTCGTGGTTATGCACTCTTTCATCGTCGGCCAATTGAGCCCGATTTAACACCGCTTAGTTTAATCGCAGTAAAACCTAGTGATACCTTAGATTCGGTATTTAGCAAAGCAATCAGCGAGAGCTTGGCGCAATTACATGGTTTGATTAACGCCTATACACAGCGGCCTAGGTTGATTTATTTAGTTAAAATGACTGAAATGCTTGCCATCATGCGTCATGGATTCTGGATGTTTGAGCAAGCGTTGCCTGCGCAAGTTTTAGTGCTTCGAGAACAGCTTAGCGCATTTATGCAGCAATTTTCTTGGGTAGACAAAGCGACGTATTTAAATGAGTTGACCAACAAAACCGGAAATTTTCGCCGTAAAATAGAATACAGTGAGCAATTAATCGAACAATTGGATCTAGAGCAACAAGCACTGCCAGAAGCGGACAGCGTTATTCAAATTTTGCATAGCCAATCATTTAATCAGCTACTGCTTGAATTGTTAAAGCTTGTTTTAGCTATTGAAAACAATGGTGTTACGGTAAATCCAAAAAATGAAAAAACATTTGACGTGGCAAGAGCGTGTTTAGATGTTCACTTTCAAAACCTTATCCCTGCGATGGCAAGCCAAACACCTTTGCCTGTTGAGCAGTATCTCGAGCGGCATAAGCTTGTGGTGAGAAGTCTGTTGACCGGCTGCTGGTTTGGAAACCTATTTGATAAAGCCGCGCGATTAGAGTTTCGCAACCCGTGGTTGGATATCAAACAAGGTATAAGCGAACTTGAAGTGCTGTGGCTGTTACATCAACAATTGTTGACCCTAGATACCCCTGAACAAAAGCTTTTAAAATGGCAAAGTACTAAGCTAAGTAAACTACTCGTGGCCTTGGAGAGCTCGAGGCTAAATGCGCTCGAGCAACAACCATATTGGCTAGCCGATTAA
- a CDS encoding TIGR04211 family SH3 domain-containing protein, whose product MKNVKQIIIAWTLVLSALFSFGANAQQGYVIDDLFIYMHSGAGNQYRIVGTVNAGADVKLTGQVANGYTQIITDKNVTAWVESKFVTRTAGIRVAYAHLNNQLKESNSGINALSSKLESARDQVITLKSENTDLTNQIAQLTTELAQVKSDMKSQDSSLINHWMMRGAMILGVGLILGLVLPRLGGSKKRHSQSWK is encoded by the coding sequence ATGAAAAATGTAAAGCAAATCATTATTGCTTGGACGCTGGTGCTGAGCGCACTTTTTAGTTTTGGTGCTAACGCGCAACAAGGCTATGTCATTGATGACTTATTTATCTACATGCACTCTGGTGCAGGTAATCAATATCGTATCGTGGGTACGGTAAACGCCGGTGCTGATGTAAAACTAACTGGTCAAGTGGCTAATGGTTATACTCAGATCATCACAGATAAAAATGTAACCGCTTGGGTCGAATCAAAGTTTGTTACCCGTACAGCAGGTATTCGTGTTGCCTATGCTCACTTAAACAATCAACTTAAAGAGAGCAATTCAGGTATCAATGCGTTATCAAGCAAATTAGAAAGCGCTCGCGATCAAGTCATTACACTGAAGAGTGAAAATACTGACTTGACGAATCAAATCGCTCAACTAACCACAGAGTTAGCACAAGTAAAAAGCGATATGAAAAGCCAAGACAGTAGTTTGATCAATCATTGGATGATGCGTGGCGCAATGATTCTTGGTGTTGGATTGATATTAGGCCTTGTGCTTCCTCGTTTAGGAGGAAGCAAAAAACGTCACTCACAGTCTTGGAAATAG
- a CDS encoding glycosyltransferase: MQKHIVCVIDSLSGGGAEKMAIVLAQSLQALGHKVTFLSLVKKHDYDLPVDIDVEFLYIDNRRKIDAFWRKRYSIKLLERWFDGLPIPADLVLSHLDKANNLLTQSKINNVFYVVHNSIKGELERQTKLGFFSYRYLKSSKQRLSGENLVAVSDGIKSEIESLDWLVPKSITRIYNPFNFQEIKRFAQEKQMGIPKHPYIIHVGRVAKQKRHDVLFSALAKMKQKISVVVLCSNIKKVRTIARKYQVDDQVITPGFVQNPYAWIKHAECLVLTSDYEGFGNVLVEALALSVAVVSTNCPHGPSEILTGKLSRCLWPVGDSGALANQLDGILEHKEGVIPKPEILDKVGALDIAKQYLKLIKD, from the coding sequence ATGCAAAAACACATCGTTTGTGTCATCGACAGCTTATCTGGTGGCGGCGCAGAAAAAATGGCGATTGTGTTGGCGCAGTCTCTGCAGGCTTTGGGACATAAAGTGACGTTTTTGTCTCTAGTAAAAAAGCACGATTATGACCTTCCTGTCGACATTGATGTCGAGTTTTTATATATAGATAATCGACGCAAGATAGATGCTTTTTGGCGAAAGCGTTACAGTATTAAGTTATTGGAACGTTGGTTTGATGGGTTACCAATTCCTGCTGATTTAGTGCTTTCACACTTAGACAAAGCGAATAATTTACTCACCCAATCAAAAATAAATAACGTATTTTATGTAGTACATAACTCGATTAAAGGTGAGCTTGAACGTCAAACTAAGCTTGGTTTCTTTTCCTATCGCTACCTGAAATCATCTAAACAAAGGTTGTCTGGTGAAAATCTAGTGGCAGTATCAGACGGTATTAAAAGTGAAATCGAATCATTGGATTGGCTTGTCCCAAAATCCATAACGCGCATTTATAACCCCTTTAATTTCCAAGAAATAAAGCGGTTTGCACAAGAAAAACAAATGGGTATTCCCAAGCATCCCTATATTATTCATGTTGGCCGTGTGGCCAAGCAAAAAAGACATGATGTTCTTTTTAGCGCCTTGGCTAAAATGAAGCAAAAGATATCAGTAGTGGTGCTGTGCAGTAACATTAAAAAAGTGCGAACAATTGCTCGAAAATATCAGGTGGATGATCAGGTGATTACTCCAGGTTTTGTTCAAAACCCTTATGCTTGGATAAAACACGCTGAGTGTCTTGTATTAACGTCGGATTATGAAGGCTTTGGCAACGTCTTGGTTGAGGCGTTGGCACTTAGTGTAGCGGTAGTGAGTACAAACTGTCCGCATGGTCCAAGTGAAATATTAACGGGCAAGCTCTCTCGTTGCTTGTGGCCTGTTGGCGATTCAGGGGCATTAGCGAATCAGCTTGACGGCATACTAGAACACAAAGAAGGTGTTATACCGAAGCCAGAAATACTAGATAAGGTAGGCGCTTTAGATATTGCAAAACAATACCTAAAGCTAATTAAAGACTAA
- a CDS encoding glycosyltransferase family 9 protein, which produces MENQPLKVLFIPVSSPEGMGEYMRSLLVADALQEKRANAEIAFILNERAPYTAHCPYTVFGSKGSATKDSKAVEQALKEFQPDVVIFDASGRAKQFKLAKRLGAKVVFISQHKKKRARGLKLNRLPYIDHHFVVQPSFCLPPLSLVARLKLRIFPAARPTHIDAVYNEPDIAKTQQWLIDHNLNDKPFVLLSAGSGGHHINGLYATELFNDYALQLSQALKLHCIVVIGPNYPYEAPENSAAITYVRALQNDTFVGLLKLAELVVISAGDTLVQSAAMQVPSLCQAIAKDQYRRLQQFQSEGLTLAVEPKKIVIQATKVMTLFKQQGVSSQPPLKNGLSTILEALMSN; this is translated from the coding sequence TTGGAAAATCAACCGTTAAAGGTGCTTTTTATTCCTGTATCTTCACCCGAAGGTATGGGTGAATATATGCGCAGTTTGCTGGTGGCTGATGCACTACAAGAAAAAAGAGCAAATGCTGAAATCGCATTTATTTTGAATGAGAGAGCGCCTTATACCGCACACTGTCCATATACAGTTTTTGGTTCAAAAGGGTCAGCAACAAAGGATTCAAAAGCGGTTGAACAGGCATTGAAAGAATTTCAGCCAGATGTAGTCATCTTTGATGCGTCTGGTCGGGCGAAACAATTCAAATTAGCAAAACGCTTAGGTGCAAAAGTTGTCTTTATTTCTCAACACAAGAAAAAAAGAGCGCGTGGTCTCAAATTAAACCGCTTGCCTTACATAGACCATCATTTTGTTGTTCAACCAAGCTTCTGCTTACCGCCATTATCGCTTGTTGCACGTTTAAAGCTTCGGATTTTTCCTGCGGCGAGACCTACGCACATTGACGCGGTTTACAATGAGCCTGATATCGCAAAAACGCAGCAATGGTTAATCGACCATAACTTGAACGATAAACCTTTTGTGTTGTTAAGCGCTGGATCAGGTGGCCACCATATTAACGGACTTTATGCGACGGAGCTTTTTAATGACTATGCGCTGCAGTTATCGCAAGCACTCAAGCTTCATTGTATCGTGGTTATTGGTCCAAACTACCCTTATGAAGCCCCTGAAAACTCAGCGGCCATCACGTATGTTAGGGCATTGCAAAACGATACCTTTGTCGGTTTGCTCAAGTTAGCGGAACTTGTTGTCATAAGCGCGGGAGATACCTTAGTTCAGTCTGCGGCAATGCAAGTGCCGTCGTTATGCCAGGCAATAGCTAAAGACCAATATCGCCGCTTACAGCAATTTCAAAGTGAAGGGCTTACCCTTGCAGTTGAACCCAAGAAAATAGTGATTCAAGCGACAAAAGTGATGACATTATTCAAACAACAAGGGGTAAGTTCTCAGCCGCCGTTAAAAAATGGTTTAAGCACTATACTAGAAGCACTTATGTCAAACTAA
- a CDS encoding capsule assembly Wzi family protein, producing the protein MLFSKASIVLSAALLYSAFSNAAKWIDTDNLTLRHHIQLLADTGILSAPTSTYPLKWASIAGDLNKAQSSNLSASQQYALNYVLAAYQAQQKTMQLNVRLQASKNERFFTGFGDEVRDKAKLTASAQYNGERFFGKLSLNALPAIDDATNYSDQNTINVDYSYVAMTLGNWLLSAGSVSQWYGPGLDTSLVLSNNARPMPGITVSRNDSSAFETPWLSWIGPWTYTATMSKLEQQRFVPDALLFQNRGTLRPFTGLELGISWVAQWGGEGQPSGVSDFFDIILGKEDCAVNIDPCPPGQDTQFGNQLAGYDVRWSDTLFELPYALYYQTIGEDKSPNFGVTDKGHLFGIEIRPFVNNTPWLFNLEYTDTFAVDCGGRGGVLGNCYYEHNIYESGYRYHRRSIGGQYDNDATSVVLTVLAPLSWANHWQSKLRYIELNKDNSDKYKSQPWLGNTLSKVAQELWQFDNQVSFNMLDSQVMLGVSITQRDDGVQSDTDANVYGSWQYNF; encoded by the coding sequence ATGCTTTTTTCCAAAGCCAGCATAGTATTAAGCGCTGCATTGTTATACTCCGCGTTTTCGAACGCGGCAAAATGGATTGATACCGACAACCTTACGCTTAGACATCATATACAACTGCTTGCTGATACAGGGATATTATCAGCGCCTACTTCGACTTATCCACTAAAATGGGCCTCGATCGCTGGAGATCTAAATAAAGCCCAATCGTCGAATTTATCAGCGTCACAACAATATGCATTGAATTATGTATTGGCGGCATATCAAGCCCAGCAAAAGACAATGCAGTTAAACGTGCGATTGCAAGCAAGCAAAAACGAACGTTTTTTCACAGGTTTTGGTGATGAAGTGCGTGACAAAGCCAAATTGACGGCAAGTGCACAGTACAATGGTGAGCGATTTTTTGGCAAGTTATCACTAAATGCCCTGCCCGCTATCGATGATGCAACAAATTATAGCGATCAAAACACGATTAATGTTGATTATAGTTACGTTGCCATGACGCTTGGAAATTGGTTGCTGTCTGCCGGCAGTGTTTCTCAATGGTATGGCCCAGGTTTAGATACCAGTTTAGTGTTATCCAACAATGCGCGTCCTATGCCTGGCATAACCGTAAGCCGCAATGATTCTTCGGCATTTGAGACCCCATGGCTAAGTTGGATAGGCCCATGGACCTACACCGCAACCATGTCTAAACTTGAGCAGCAACGCTTTGTACCGGACGCATTACTCTTTCAAAACCGAGGGACGCTTCGACCATTTACAGGACTAGAACTTGGTATTTCGTGGGTCGCTCAATGGGGTGGCGAAGGCCAACCAAGCGGCGTTTCGGACTTCTTTGATATTATATTAGGTAAGGAAGATTGTGCGGTCAATATTGACCCCTGTCCGCCAGGTCAAGATACACAGTTCGGTAACCAGTTGGCGGGGTATGACGTTCGATGGTCTGATACTCTGTTTGAGCTACCATATGCGCTCTATTATCAAACTATTGGCGAAGACAAATCACCTAATTTTGGCGTGACAGATAAGGGCCATCTTTTCGGTATTGAAATTAGACCATTTGTAAACAATACACCTTGGCTATTTAACCTTGAATATACAGATACCTTTGCCGTTGATTGCGGTGGACGTGGTGGCGTTTTAGGCAATTGTTATTACGAGCATAATATATACGAGAGCGGCTACAGGTACCATCGCAGAAGCATTGGCGGCCAATATGATAATGATGCGACCAGCGTTGTGCTTACTGTGCTTGCTCCACTTTCGTGGGCTAACCATTGGCAAAGCAAACTCCGCTACATCGAACTAAACAAAGATAATAGCGATAAATACAAATCACAGCCTTGGCTGGGTAATACGCTATCAAAAGTTGCCCAAGAGTTATGGCAGTTTGACAATCAAGTGAGTTTTAATATGCTCGATAGCCAAGTGATGCTTGGTGTTTCTATTACGCAACGTGATGATGGTGTTCAAAGCGATACAGACGCCAATGTTTACGGAAGTTGGCAATACAATTTTTAG
- the leuA gene encoding 2-isopropylmalate synthase: MDNQVIIFDTTLRDGEQALNASLSVNEKLQIAQAIERLGVDIMEVGFPVSSPGDFESVQKIAQTVKNSRVCALARAVEADIKACADALKPADQFRIHTFISTSDVHVQHKLKKEFTDVEAMAVHAVKYARQFTDDVEFSCEDAGRTPIDNLCRMVEKAIDAGATTVNIPDTVGYTLPFEFQGIIEQLFNRVPNIDKAVISVHCHNDLGLAVANSMAAVQAGARQIECTVNGIGERAGNCSLEEVAMIMKTRESLLNVHTNINHHEIARTSKMVSTLCNMPVQPNKAIVGGNAFSHSSGIHQDGMLKASNTYEIMTPESVGISKTKLNLTSRSGRHVIKHRMETLGYKDTDYVLDDLYADFLALADKKGQVFDDDLEAILFNKQQQEADDYYQLKAQNVQCGSGEFATASIKFCKGQDDVIESATGNGPVDALYRAIKQAVDIEFEIADYKISNKGSGEDGLGQADLVVAWNGRNFHGYGLATDVIEASGQALIHALNSIRRAITISQLKQAAQDKKQA; the protein is encoded by the coding sequence ATGGACAATCAGGTAATTATATTTGATACAACATTAAGAGATGGTGAGCAGGCCTTAAATGCGAGTTTATCCGTCAATGAAAAATTACAAATAGCGCAAGCGATTGAACGTCTTGGCGTGGACATCATGGAAGTAGGCTTTCCGGTGTCTTCACCTGGAGATTTTGAATCGGTCCAAAAAATCGCGCAAACGGTTAAAAATAGCCGTGTCTGTGCATTAGCTCGAGCCGTAGAAGCTGATATTAAAGCCTGTGCAGATGCATTAAAACCAGCTGACCAATTTCGTATTCATACCTTTATTTCAACCTCTGATGTTCATGTACAACACAAGTTAAAGAAGGAGTTTACTGATGTTGAAGCAATGGCTGTACATGCGGTTAAGTACGCTAGGCAGTTTACTGATGATGTAGAATTTTCTTGTGAAGATGCTGGTAGAACGCCAATAGACAACTTATGCCGCATGGTTGAAAAAGCTATCGATGCCGGTGCAACCACAGTCAATATTCCTGATACCGTTGGCTATACACTGCCGTTTGAATTCCAAGGCATTATTGAACAGTTATTTAATCGTGTACCAAACATTGATAAAGCCGTTATTTCTGTTCATTGTCACAATGATTTAGGGTTGGCGGTAGCAAACTCGATGGCTGCGGTGCAAGCCGGTGCAAGACAAATTGAATGCACAGTGAATGGTATCGGTGAGCGCGCAGGTAACTGCTCTTTAGAGGAAGTTGCCATGATTATGAAAACGCGCGAGTCTTTATTAAATGTGCACACCAATATTAATCACCATGAAATCGCCCGCACGTCAAAGATGGTGAGCACGCTATGTAATATGCCTGTTCAGCCGAACAAAGCAATTGTCGGTGGCAACGCCTTTAGCCACTCTTCTGGTATTCACCAAGACGGTATGTTGAAAGCCAGCAATACCTACGAAATTATGACGCCGGAAAGTGTTGGTATAAGCAAAACCAAGCTTAACCTAACGTCTCGCTCAGGCCGCCACGTGATTAAACACAGAATGGAGACTTTAGGTTACAAAGACACCGACTATGTGTTGGACGATTTGTACGCAGACTTTTTAGCGCTTGCAGATAAAAAAGGGCAAGTCTTTGATGATGATCTAGAGGCGATTTTATTTAATAAGCAGCAACAAGAAGCCGATGATTACTACCAACTTAAGGCGCAAAATGTGCAGTGTGGTAGTGGCGAGTTTGCTACTGCAAGTATCAAATTCTGTAAAGGGCAAGACGATGTTATCGAGTCTGCAACGGGTAATGGCCCAGTTGATGCACTTTATCGAGCAATCAAACAAGCCGTTGATATCGAATTCGAGATAGCCGACTACAAAATTTCTAACAAAGGAAGTGGTGAAGATGGTTTAGGCCAAGCTGACCTTGTCGTCGCTTGGAATGGCAGAAATTTCCACGGTTATGGTCTAGCTACAGATGTAATTGAAGCATCTGGGCAAGCACTTATACATGCGTTAAATAGCATACGTCGTGCAATCACTATTTCACAGCTAAAGCAAGCTGCACAAGATAAAAAACAAGCTTAA
- the leuB gene encoding 3-isopropylmalate dehydrogenase, with translation MSKIAILAGDGIGPEVMAQAERVLETVAEKYKFPLSMHRYDVGGCAIDNHGEALPRSTIEGCEHADAILFGSVGGPKWESLPPTEQPERASLLGLRGHFGLFCNMRPASLQDAMSHLSPLRSDISDQGFDILVMRELTGGIYFGEPKGRHNPGTPEEAGYDTMIYSRAEITRITRLAFEAAQKRNKKVTSIDKANVLQTSVLWREVVNEIAGEYPDVALEHMYVDNAAMQLVRNPAQFDVMLCSNLFGDILSDICAMITGSMGLLPSASLNEQGFGMYEPAGGSAPDIAGKGIANPVAQILSAALMLRHSLNQTEAANAIERAVAKAFDANYFTRDLLSADQAEQAKTTAEMGDVICQFIKEA, from the coding sequence ATGTCAAAAATTGCAATACTAGCGGGTGACGGTATCGGCCCTGAAGTAATGGCCCAAGCCGAACGTGTATTGGAGACCGTCGCAGAAAAATACAAATTTCCACTATCCATGCATCGCTATGATGTAGGTGGTTGCGCTATCGATAATCACGGTGAAGCACTTCCGCGCTCAACCATCGAAGGTTGTGAACACGCGGATGCTATCTTGTTTGGTTCGGTAGGTGGTCCAAAATGGGAATCATTGCCGCCAACCGAGCAACCTGAACGAGCCTCTTTGTTAGGCCTTAGAGGTCACTTTGGTCTGTTTTGTAATATGCGCCCTGCTAGCTTGCAAGATGCGATGTCGCATCTATCACCATTGAGAAGCGATATCTCAGACCAAGGCTTCGACATTCTTGTCATGCGTGAATTAACTGGTGGTATTTACTTTGGCGAACCAAAAGGAAGACATAATCCTGGCACACCAGAAGAAGCTGGCTACGACACCATGATTTATAGTCGCGCTGAAATTACACGCATTACCCGTTTAGCGTTTGAAGCAGCGCAAAAACGCAATAAAAAAGTTACCTCTATCGATAAAGCAAACGTCCTTCAAACTTCTGTACTTTGGCGTGAAGTCGTTAATGAAATTGCTGGTGAATATCCAGATGTAGCGCTTGAACATATGTATGTCGACAATGCGGCAATGCAACTGGTGCGCAATCCAGCACAATTTGATGTGATGTTATGTTCAAACTTGTTTGGTGATATTTTGTCTGATATCTGCGCCATGATCACAGGCTCTATGGGGTTATTGCCTTCAGCGAGCTTAAATGAACAAGGCTTTGGTATGTATGAACCGGCAGGTGGCAGCGCACCAGATATAGCTGGTAAAGGCATTGCCAACCCGGTTGCCCAAATTTTGTCAGCGGCGCTAATGCTGCGTCATAGCCTCAATCAAACAGAAGCCGCAAATGCAATTGAGCGTGCAGTTGCCAAAGCATTTGACGCAAACTACTTTACCCGAGATTTGCTATCAGCAGATCAAGCGGAGCAAGCAAAAACAACCGCCGAAATGGGCGATGTTATCTGTCAATTTATCAAGGAAGCCTAA
- the leuC gene encoding 3-isopropylmalate dehydratase large subunit, with product MMTSQAITLYDKLWQRHIVDETPGETPLIYVDRHLIHEVTSPQAFANLRFHDRPLRHPQRTTATMDHNISTRSIEIHAAGEGAANQLRTLEKNCKAFDIELFGMGHKNQGIVHVMGPELGLTLPGTVIVCGDSHTATHGAFGALAFGIGTSEVEHVFATQTLRQNKAKSMKIEITGDVGVGISAKDIILAIIGKTGSAGATGYVVEYCGDAIKKLSMEERMTICNMSIEFGAKAGLIAPDETTFEYLKGREYAPKDDLWQMAVEDWRSLKTDDGAAFDAVVTLKGEDIKAQVTWGTNPGQVVSVDGAVPAPEDFSDPVEKESCVNALKYMDLAPGTKITDISVNKVFIGSCTNSRIEDLRAAAAIARGKKVASSVEAIVVPGSYRVKEQAEQEGLADIFTEAGFQWRLPGCSMCLGMNDDILAEGDRCASTSNRNFEGRQGRGSRTHLVSPEMAAAAAIAGHFVDVNG from the coding sequence ATGATGACTTCTCAAGCAATCACATTATATGACAAGTTATGGCAACGACATATTGTCGATGAAACGCCCGGAGAAACGCCACTTATTTACGTAGATCGCCACTTAATTCACGAAGTGACATCGCCACAAGCTTTCGCTAACTTGCGTTTTCACGATCGTCCATTGAGACATCCACAGCGCACGACAGCAACAATGGATCACAACATTTCGACGCGTTCAATTGAAATCCATGCTGCAGGTGAAGGTGCTGCCAACCAGCTAAGAACACTAGAGAAAAACTGCAAAGCGTTCGATATTGAGCTGTTTGGTATGGGCCACAAAAACCAAGGCATAGTGCATGTTATGGGGCCAGAATTAGGTTTAACCTTACCAGGCACTGTGATTGTTTGTGGTGACTCTCATACTGCAACGCATGGTGCGTTTGGTGCATTAGCGTTTGGCATAGGCACATCAGAAGTAGAACATGTTTTTGCAACACAAACACTTCGCCAAAATAAAGCAAAATCGATGAAAATCGAAATCACAGGTGATGTTGGCGTTGGCATTAGTGCGAAAGATATTATTCTAGCCATCATCGGTAAAACCGGCAGCGCCGGTGCCACTGGCTACGTAGTGGAATACTGCGGTGACGCCATCAAAAAATTATCGATGGAAGAACGTATGACCATTTGTAACATGAGTATCGAATTTGGCGCGAAAGCAGGCCTTATCGCGCCAGATGAGACAACCTTTGAATATTTAAAAGGTCGTGAATACGCGCCAAAAGATGATCTGTGGCAAATGGCTGTAGAAGATTGGCGTAGCCTTAAAACAGACGATGGTGCCGCATTTGACGCCGTTGTTACGCTAAAAGGTGAAGACATCAAAGCACAAGTGACATGGGGCACAAACCCAGGGCAAGTGGTTTCTGTCGATGGCGCAGTGCCCGCACCGGAAGATTTTAGCGATCCAGTTGAAAAAGAGTCTTGTGTCAATGCTTTGAAATATATGGATTTAGCGCCAGGCACAAAAATAACAGATATATCAGTTAACAAAGTCTTTATCGGTTCATGTACGAATTCTCGTATCGAAGATTTGCGCGCAGCGGCGGCAATTGCTCGCGGCAAAAAAGTTGCAAGCTCTGTTGAGGCGATCGTTGTGCCAGGTTCTTATCGCGTGAAAGAACAAGCCGAGCAAGAAGGGTTAGCAGATATATTTACTGAGGCAGGCTTTCAATGGCGCTTACCTGGCTGTTCAATGTGCTTAGGTATGAACGATGACATTTTAGCGGAAGGCGATCGTTGTGCATCTACAAGTAATCGTAACTTTGAAGGACGACAAGGGCGCGGCAGTCGTACCCACTTAGTGAGTCCTGAAATGGCAGCTGCTGCAGCGATTGCAGGGCATTTTGTAGACGTTAACGGTTAA
- the leuD gene encoding 3-isopropylmalate dehydratase small subunit, translating to MEKFTTHHGLVVPLDAANVDTDQIIPKQFLQKTERVGFGQHLFHDWRYLDHEGKQENPDFIINQPKYKSASILLARENFGCGSSREHAPWALQEYGFKVIIAPSFADIFYGNCINIGVLPIKLADEQINQLFAAANNAELSLEVNLEAQYVKAGDVSFSFELDKFHKYCLVEGIDSVGWTLTKLDKIKAYETTRPAWLK from the coding sequence ATGGAAAAGTTTACTACACATCACGGTTTAGTCGTGCCATTAGATGCTGCTAACGTCGACACAGACCAAATTATTCCAAAGCAGTTTTTGCAAAAAACTGAGCGCGTTGGTTTTGGCCAGCACTTGTTTCATGATTGGCGGTATTTAGATCACGAAGGCAAACAAGAAAATCCAGATTTTATTATTAACCAACCTAAATATAAATCAGCCTCTATCTTATTGGCTCGTGAGAACTTCGGATGCGGCTCTAGTAGAGAACACGCGCCATGGGCATTGCAAGAGTACGGTTTTAAAGTCATTATCGCGCCGAGTTTTGCCGATATATTCTATGGCAACTGCATTAACATTGGTGTTTTACCTATAAAACTGGCCGATGAGCAAATTAATCAATTGTTTGCCGCTGCCAATAACGCCGAACTATCACTAGAAGTTAATTTAGAAGCGCAGTATGTGAAAGCTGGCGATGTAAGTTTTAGCTTCGAATTAGACAAATTCCATAAATATTGTCTCGTAGAAGGTATAGATAGCGTCGGTTGGACCCTTACAAAATTAGATAAAATTAAGGCGTATGAAACAACCAGACCTGCTTGGTTAAAATAA